The following are from one region of the Trichoderma breve strain T069 chromosome 5, whole genome shotgun sequence genome:
- a CDS encoding major facilitator superfamily domain-containing protein, which translates to MINLAELKIGRLRYNSPWTQVCLVGFVAFSSVGMHSAVNGLGGGGLGDVRLSDIANSVLYACFFISGFFSGSVNNILGPRFTMALGTSGYALYLGALWNYHIHGTRWFVIFAGAFLGITASLFWSAQGSIMMSYPLEKDKGRSFTAFWVIFQLGALIGSVIALRIEFHSTLPSISTGVYTTFMIIMLTALLTSWLVLPPHLVVRGDGTIVQPQKSLGPKQEMHEFLQLFKDWRMVALFPMFFASNYFYSYQGALTAFLFNGRTRALVSLLTGLGSMIGSLMIGYLTDVLPFTRRNRALTGCFIIFISTCVIWGSGIGFQVQFTRSDTKVLHHPIPWDWTTGVSVGPILLLFAYYIVDASFQGLAYYTMSSMSNEPFKLARMAGYYKGIQSAGAAVSFGMDAVKTPFIGEILISSLLIILSLPLAAYVIWSIRDTNYDIENIQYAEDAKSQVYEMAQPVHLEATSAKD; encoded by the exons ATGATAAACTTGGCAGAACTCAAGATTGGACGACTCCGGT ACAATTCACCATGGACACAAGTCTGCCTCGTCGGCTTTGTAGCCTTCTCCTCTGTGGGCATGCATAGTGCGGTCAACGGcctcggtggtggtggtttggGTGACGTCCGGCTCAGCGATATTGCCAACAGCGTTCTATATGCTTGCTTCTTTATTTCTGGTTTCTTCAGCGGCAGTGTCAAT AATATCCTTGGTCCTCGTTTCACAATGGCCCTTGGCACCTCTGGATACGCCCTTTATCTCGGTGCCCTATGGAACTACCACATCCATGGTACTCGCTGGTTTGTCATCTTTGCTGGTGCTTTCCTCGGTATCACAGCATCCTTATTCTGGTCTGCTCAAGGATCCATTATGATGTCCTACCCCTTggaaaaggacaaggggCGGTCTTTCACAGCCTTTTGGGTCATCTTCCAGCTAGGAGCCTTGATTGGTTCTGTTATAGCCCTTCGGATTGAGTTCCACAGTACTCTTCCTTCCATCTCAACGGGAGTTTATACTACATTCATGATCATTATGCTCACTGCATTGTTGACTAGCTGGTTAGTTCTGCCGCCTCATTTAGTCGTCCGTGGAGACGGCACAATAGTTCAACCTCAAAAGTCACTCGGGCCCAAGCAAGAGATGCACGAATTTTTACAACTCTTCAAAGATTGGCGGATGGTAGCACTATTTCCGATGTTTTTTGCGTCCAACTACTTCTATTCCTACCAAGGAGCCTTGACTGCGTTCCTCTTCAATGGACGCACCCGTGCATTGGTGTCTCTCCTAACCGGTCTTGGTTCAATGATTGGTTCGCTGATGATAGGTTATCTAACTGATGTCCTGCCTTTCACACGTCGCAATCGTGCTCTTACAGGGTGTTTCATTATCTTCATTTCAACTTGCGTTATTTGGGGATCTGGCATCGGTTTCCAAGTTCAGTTCACGCGATCTGACACTAAggttcttcatcatccaatCCCTTGGGATTGGACTACTGGTGTATCTGTTGGGCcgatccttcttctcttcgcct ATTATATCGTTGATGCCTCATTTCAGGGCCTTGCGTACTATACCATGTCTTCCATGAGTAATGAACCATTTAAGTTGGCTCGGATGGCAGGGTATTATAAAGGTATACAGTCAGCAGGCGCTGCCGTATCTTTTGGGATGGATGCCGTCAAG ACTCCATTTATTGGAGAgattctcatctcatctttacTTATTATCTTGTCGCTGCCTCTTGCTGCATATGTTATTTGGAGTATTCGGGACACAAACTATGACATCGAGAATATTCAATATGCTGAGGATGCTAAATCACAAGTTTATGAGATGGCTCAGCCGGTTCACCTAGAAGCAACAAGCGCAAAGGATTAA